One window of Sphingomonas sp. KC8 genomic DNA carries:
- a CDS encoding phosphodiesterase, whose amino-acid sequence MLIAQITDTHLGFDPDNPAEFNRKRLDKVLHQLSELDRKPDMLLVTGDLVDRGDEDSYRRLRSALAACTFPVWLCVGNHDVRSNLTAVFPKIPIDGGFVQYVVDTAPLRFIILDTLEEGRHGGAFCERRAAWLADRVAEAPDRPTVIVLHHPPIETGIEWMTTGLDEPWVDRLDQALAGHRNIVGLMCGHIHRAIATGWRGRPLTVCPSTAPQVALTLAPMDPVNPDGRPMIVADPPAFALHYWNGEGLVTHFDNADEHVALARFDTSMQPLVACLADERPLPSMVSSRSRVRLVAQ is encoded by the coding sequence ATGCTGATCGCCCAGATTACGGATACGCATCTCGGCTTTGATCCGGATAATCCGGCCGAGTTCAACCGGAAGCGCCTGGACAAGGTGCTGCACCAGTTGAGTGAACTCGACCGCAAGCCGGATATGCTGTTGGTGACCGGCGATCTCGTCGATCGCGGAGACGAGGATTCATATCGTCGCCTTCGTAGCGCGCTGGCCGCGTGCACTTTCCCCGTGTGGCTGTGCGTTGGCAACCATGATGTGCGCAGCAATCTGACGGCGGTTTTTCCCAAAATTCCGATCGATGGCGGTTTCGTCCAGTATGTGGTCGATACTGCGCCGTTGCGTTTCATCATACTCGATACGCTGGAGGAGGGCCGGCACGGCGGTGCTTTTTGCGAGCGTCGCGCAGCATGGCTGGCAGACCGTGTGGCCGAAGCGCCGGATCGGCCGACGGTGATTGTCCTGCATCATCCTCCGATAGAGACGGGAATCGAATGGATGACGACTGGACTGGACGAGCCATGGGTCGATCGGCTCGATCAGGCGTTGGCCGGACATCGCAATATCGTCGGCTTGATGTGTGGCCATATCCACCGTGCAATCGCCACCGGGTGGCGCGGGCGGCCATTGACGGTTTGCCCATCGACCGCGCCTCAGGTGGCCCTGACACTGGCGCCGATGGATCCGGTCAACCCCGATGGTCGGCCGATGATTGTGGCCGATCCTCCGGCCTTCGCGTTGCATTACTGGAACGGCGAAGGACTCGTCACCCATTTCGACAATGCCGATGAGCATGTCGCGTTGGCCCGTTTCGACACGTCCATGCAGCCGCTTGTGGCTTGCCTTGCGGATGAGCGACCGTTGCCGTCGATGGTGTCGAGCCGATCCAGGGTTCGTCTCGTAGCCCAATAG